From the genome of Clostridium sp. BNL1100, one region includes:
- a CDS encoding ABC transporter substrate binding protein, translating into MTLKNIKKIILAGFTVVVFLLFFGISFVEAVNNEVIEDIRPKKNILILHSYNEGLAWTSDQNTGIIETIEKEYPNISTYVEYMDWKNYPTASILSYLTDYFEFKYKHKRLDLIITTDDAAFKFALLNRKQLFSDAPIVFSGVNQENISEIAGSYKNYTGVIENIDPTETFRIALRINPHIKKVYVVFDNSESGLSTGRLVMDKVEEMNLEPIPMNRMSFHELLQQVSKLDDTSIVFFATYYSDGNGKMLEFNLASREISKYSSVPLYHQYDFGLNKGAFGGEMLSGRLCGNYAAKLAVRILKGESASDIKIISPKSTRVVFDYEQMKRFEVPVWKLPKSAEIINKPFSFFETYKRLVLCVIGAFVVLTLFLIILLVYIRKIKNIRKQLYQSNEELTQTYEELVASDEELKHQLDEIRSIQKSLSQSEEKYTFLALHDILTGLPNRRSLIADSNGLLTGNSEKKLALLFIDMDNFKYINDTMGHEFGDELINKASQRLKTALKDLGTLYRLGGDEFILLIHDIENQFEAEEFMCQVLQSFKDEFEIRNSVLHVTFSIGAALYPDHGNSIEDLIKCADIAMYKAKEQGKNRYVLYDKDMDKAFSERMTIEKLLHTAMEKNEFEVYYQPQFDLETQKVTGLEALLRWKSSELGNVSPMKFIQVAEDTHLIIPLGEWVLNQACAFIKELHDKGLKDLTVSVNISTIQILQSGFTRKIIDIINSYKLNPECLELEITETILIESFTTVFRKLNKLKKMGIRIALDDFGKGYSSLNYLKQLPISTLKIDKSFIDSVSIDEEGRTITRHIITLGRSLGMTIIAEGVEYTEQLEYLKKYHCDRIQGYLFSKPLPGEDVKKLLNV; encoded by the coding sequence ATGACATTAAAAAATATAAAAAAGATTATTTTGGCGGGCTTTACAGTTGTGGTTTTTCTATTGTTCTTTGGAATTTCGTTTGTAGAAGCAGTTAATAATGAAGTAATTGAAGATATCCGGCCAAAAAAGAATATTTTGATACTACATTCGTATAATGAAGGCTTGGCATGGACTAGTGATCAGAATACAGGTATAATCGAAACTATTGAAAAAGAATACCCAAATATCAGTACATATGTAGAATATATGGATTGGAAAAATTATCCTACTGCTAGTATACTATCTTATTTAACTGACTACTTCGAATTCAAATACAAACATAAACGTCTTGATCTGATAATTACTACTGACGATGCTGCTTTTAAATTTGCATTACTCAACAGAAAACAATTGTTTTCCGATGCGCCTATTGTTTTTTCAGGAGTTAACCAGGAAAATATTTCAGAAATTGCGGGGAGTTATAAAAATTACACCGGGGTTATTGAAAATATTGATCCTACTGAAACGTTCAGAATAGCTTTGAGAATAAATCCTCATATAAAGAAAGTTTATGTGGTGTTTGATAATTCAGAAAGCGGCTTGTCAACAGGTCGTTTGGTAATGGATAAGGTCGAGGAAATGAATCTGGAACCCATACCAATGAATAGAATGAGTTTCCATGAGCTCTTACAACAAGTAAGTAAGCTGGATGACACAAGTATTGTATTTTTTGCAACTTACTACAGCGATGGAAATGGAAAAATGTTGGAATTTAATCTGGCATCTAGGGAAATAAGCAAGTACAGTAGCGTACCTTTATATCACCAATATGACTTTGGATTGAATAAGGGGGCCTTCGGCGGAGAAATGTTAAGCGGCCGGCTGTGCGGAAACTATGCAGCAAAACTTGCTGTGAGGATACTAAAGGGAGAATCTGCTTCAGATATAAAGATTATATCACCTAAATCAACAAGAGTAGTTTTTGACTATGAACAGATGAAACGTTTTGAAGTTCCGGTTTGGAAACTACCTAAATCTGCAGAAATAATAAATAAGCCATTTTCATTTTTTGAAACTTACAAGCGGCTGGTTTTGTGTGTGATAGGTGCTTTTGTGGTACTGACACTGTTTTTAATTATTTTATTGGTATATATAAGGAAAATTAAAAATATACGCAAGCAGTTATATCAGAGTAACGAGGAACTCACTCAGACATATGAAGAATTGGTTGCCTCGGATGAAGAATTGAAGCATCAACTGGATGAAATCCGTTCCATACAAAAAAGTCTGTCTCAAAGCGAGGAGAAGTACACTTTTCTGGCACTTCATGACATCCTCACGGGTCTTCCCAACAGACGTTCGCTGATAGCGGATTCTAACGGGCTTTTGACCGGCAATTCAGAAAAAAAGCTTGCATTGCTATTTATTGATATGGACAATTTTAAATATATCAACGATACAATGGGACACGAATTCGGTGATGAACTAATAAACAAAGCAAGCCAAAGACTTAAAACGGCTCTTAAAGATCTCGGGACACTATACCGCCTTGGTGGTGATGAATTTATCCTGCTTATACATGATATTGAAAACCAGTTTGAGGCAGAGGAGTTTATGTGTCAAGTTCTTCAAAGTTTTAAAGATGAATTCGAAATCAGGAACAGCGTACTTCATGTCACTTTCAGTATCGGAGCAGCACTATATCCAGACCATGGGAACAGTATAGAGGATTTAATAAAGTGTGCGGATATAGCAATGTACAAAGCCAAGGAACAGGGCAAAAACAGGTATGTCCTTTACGATAAGGACATGGATAAGGCATTTTCCGAAAGAATGACTATAGAAAAGCTATTGCACACAGCTATGGAAAAGAATGAATTTGAGGTATATTATCAACCACAGTTTGATTTGGAGACACAAAAAGTAACCGGCCTTGAAGCTCTACTCAGATGGAAAAGTTCAGAGCTTGGAAATGTTTCACCCATGAAATTCATTCAGGTTGCGGAGGATACGCATTTAATTATCCCTTTAGGAGAATGGGTACTGAATCAGGCTTGTGCATTTATTAAGGAGTTGCATGATAAGGGTTTAAAAGATTTGACCGTATCAGTAAATATATCAACAATACAAATTCTCCAATCAGGCTTTACACGTAAAATAATTGATATAATAAACAGCTATAAGCTCAACCCCGAATGTCTTGAATTGGAGATTACCGAAACTATTTTGATTGAGTCATTTACTACTGTTTTCAGGAAGTTAAACAAATTAAAAAAAATGGGTATAAGAATTGCATTGGATGATTTTGGTAAGGGATATTCTTCGCTAAACTATTTAAAACAGCTTCCAATATCAACTTTAAAAATTGATAAATCCTTTATCGACAGTGTTTCAATAGACGAGGAGGGAAGAACCATAACTCGTCACATAATCACACTGGGAAGATCGTTAGGAATGACTATTATTGCCGAAGGTGTAGAATATACAGAACAACTGGAATACCTGAAAAAATATCACTGCGACAGGATTCAGGGGTATCTGTTTTCAAAGCCTTTGCCCGGAGAAGATGTTAAAAAACTGTTAAATGTGTAA
- a CDS encoding 4Fe-4S binding protein — protein sequence MNTIKSFVHKWVWLMLIFFCIGGLIYPKLGIAAIICMLAPVAVSIFRGRMWCGNFCPRGSFNDILISKISRNKKIPRLMKNKWFRLFFVVVLMGAFAVQLSFAWGNMVQVGQVFVRMILITTGLSIILGVIYSNRAWCVICPMGTMASWVTQAGSGSKGKNITFDKQRCVSCNLCTKSCPMEIDVLKFRSKGEVTHPDCLKCGECVIKCPKDALEI from the coding sequence ATGAACACAATAAAAAGTTTTGTACACAAATGGGTATGGTTGATGCTTATTTTCTTTTGTATTGGGGGTCTGATATATCCGAAGTTAGGTATTGCCGCTATAATATGTATGCTGGCTCCCGTAGCGGTATCAATCTTCAGAGGAAGAATGTGGTGTGGTAATTTCTGCCCCAGAGGCAGTTTTAATGATATACTGATTTCTAAAATAAGCCGTAATAAAAAAATTCCACGACTTATGAAAAATAAGTGGTTCAGATTGTTTTTTGTTGTGGTACTAATGGGAGCTTTTGCGGTACAGTTATCGTTTGCATGGGGCAATATGGTACAGGTTGGACAGGTGTTTGTAAGAATGATATTAATAACCACTGGATTGTCTATAATTCTAGGAGTTATTTACAGTAATAGAGCATGGTGTGTTATTTGCCCAATGGGTACAATGGCATCTTGGGTTACTCAGGCTGGTAGTGGTTCAAAAGGTAAAAATATAACTTTTGATAAGCAAAGGTGTGTTAGCTGCAATCTTTGTACAAAATCCTGCCCTATGGAAATAGACGTACTTAAATTCAGAAGTAAGGGAGAGGTTACACACCCTGACTGTCTGAAATGTGGTGAATGTGTAATAAAGTGCCCGAAAGATGCACTTGAAATATAA
- a CDS encoding DMT family protein, with translation MYSIIKFWPFLLLVISNIFMTFAWYGNLKFKNSSASLPLIIIVSWGIAFFEYCFMIPANRLASKNFDTAQLKIVQEAITLIVFGVFSVLYLKESFKLNYILSFICILGAVFFAFKKF, from the coding sequence ATGTATTCAATTATTAAATTCTGGCCTTTTTTACTTTTGGTAATTTCAAATATTTTTATGACATTTGCATGGTACGGTAATCTTAAATTTAAAAATAGTTCAGCTTCTCTTCCTCTTATTATTATAGTAAGCTGGGGAATAGCATTTTTTGAATACTGCTTTATGATACCTGCTAACAGACTGGCGTCAAAGAACTTTGACACAGCCCAGCTTAAAATTGTACAGGAAGCAATAACATTGATAGTTTTTGGTGTGTTTTCAGTACTTTATCTGAAAGAGAGCTTCAAGCTCAATTATATCTTATCGTTTATATGTATTTTAGGTGCAGTTTTCTTTGCATTTAAAAAGTTCTAA
- a CDS encoding YeiH family protein: MVWIRKNTAGILLSLVIALIATWLGGIFPIIGGPVFGILLGIIINNTMGKPAWSVNGVKFTSKKILQYAIILLGTGLSLTQVWKTGLESLYVMLFTLSFAFISAYGFGKLLKVPFNLTSLIGVGTAICGGSAIAAVSPIIEAEEKEVAYSISTIFFFNILAVLIFPPLGHLLGFSDTAFGLWAGTAINDTSSVVAAGYAYSNAAGAYATIVKLTRTTMIIPISLIYAAITIIRKRKAAKQDDTVSYSFKRIFPWFIAGFLAASLLNTLGVFNSSVVSFLSGTGKSFIVMALSAVGLNANFKEMLKTGLKPLLLGLLVWFTVTAVSIGVQFMTGQI, encoded by the coding sequence ATGGTATGGATAAGAAAAAATACTGCCGGAATACTACTGTCGTTGGTCATTGCACTTATTGCAACATGGCTGGGAGGCATATTTCCAATTATAGGAGGCCCGGTTTTCGGTATTCTGCTAGGTATAATAATTAACAATACGATGGGAAAACCTGCATGGTCTGTCAACGGTGTTAAATTTACGTCAAAAAAAATTCTTCAATATGCTATTATTTTGCTTGGAACGGGTTTAAGTCTCACACAGGTATGGAAAACAGGGCTTGAATCCTTATATGTAATGTTGTTTACCCTTTCATTTGCTTTTATTTCGGCCTATGGGTTTGGTAAACTTCTTAAGGTACCTTTTAATCTTACAAGTCTCATAGGAGTTGGGACAGCCATTTGCGGTGGCTCAGCCATAGCCGCTGTATCTCCCATAATAGAAGCTGAAGAAAAGGAAGTCGCATATTCCATATCAACTATTTTTTTCTTTAATATTTTAGCCGTCTTAATCTTCCCTCCACTTGGCCATTTATTGGGCTTTTCCGATACAGCCTTTGGTTTGTGGGCCGGAACAGCGATAAATGATACTTCTTCCGTTGTAGCGGCAGGTTATGCTTACAGCAATGCAGCGGGAGCATATGCAACAATAGTAAAGTTGACCCGTACTACAATGATTATACCAATATCATTGATTTATGCAGCAATTACAATAATCAGAAAAAGAAAAGCTGCAAAACAGGACGATACGGTTTCATACAGCTTCAAGCGTATTTTTCCATGGTTTATCGCCGGATTTCTTGCTGCATCGCTATTAAACACACTTGGCGTATTTAACAGTTCAGTAGTTTCATTTCTTTCAGGTACAGGTAAGTCTTTTATAGTTATGGCTTTATCAGCAGTAGGACTAAATGCAAATTTTAAGGAAATGCTTAAAACCGGTTTAAAACCACTTCTTCTGGGGTTACTGGTATGGTTTACGGTAACAGCCGTCAGTATTGGCGTTCAGTTTATGACGGGTCAGATATAA
- a CDS encoding C-GCAxxG-C-C family (seleno)protein: MSAIEAKNNYIGANGSRMNCAQAVISAFKEKYNIEDDLVERFRNYGGGRAPDGLCGAYYAVKYILSNFDKDKIAELENYFLENAGALQCSNIKGLKKLSCVGCVEKSSEFLEKHG, from the coding sequence ATGTCCGCTATTGAAGCTAAAAATAATTATATAGGCGCAAACGGTAGTAGAATGAATTGTGCACAAGCAGTAATCAGTGCTTTCAAGGAGAAATACAATATAGAAGATGATTTGGTTGAGCGCTTTAGAAACTATGGAGGGGGCAGGGCTCCTGACGGCCTTTGTGGAGCTTACTATGCTGTTAAGTATATTTTAAGTAATTTCGATAAGGATAAGATTGCAGAACTGGAAAACTATTTTCTTGAAAATGCGGGGGCCTTGCAGTGCAGCAACATAAAGGGGTTAAAAAAGCTTTCATGTGTGGGCTGTGTTGAAAAAAGCTCTGAATTTCTTGAAAAACATGGATGA
- a CDS encoding DUF134 domain-containing protein yields the protein MPRPKKCRRVGFIPDNACFHPEIKSQVQVVLSIEEVEAIRLADYLEIGQDEAADSMNVSRGTFQRIINSARKKTADALVHGKTIRIDGGNYQVESGRSCCRRQSGECSTLNCDRCEGCMDCHKPTNI from the coding sequence ATGCCAAGACCCAAAAAATGCAGAAGGGTTGGTTTTATACCAGATAATGCGTGCTTTCATCCCGAAATCAAAAGTCAGGTTCAGGTTGTTTTGAGTATTGAGGAGGTTGAAGCCATCAGACTTGCAGACTATCTGGAAATCGGTCAGGATGAGGCAGCAGATAGTATGAATGTTTCCAGAGGAACTTTTCAGCGTATAATAAATTCTGCAAGGAAAAAGACGGCAGATGCATTGGTGCATGGGAAGACTATCCGAATAGACGGGGGTAATTATCAGGTAGAGTCAGGCAGAAGTTGCTGCAGGAGACAAAGTGGGGAATGCAGCACACTCAACTGTGACAGGTGTGAGGGTTGTATGGACTGTCACAAACCAACAAATATATGA
- a CDS encoding DUF2087 domain-containing protein: protein MIHNILKLSLDEIKKGYSCNPDKGIFTCLICGKVFESGEMFSIDGRYYDASKAVQIHRQKDHEDMVDILASFDKKYTGITENQKELLSMIYKGMSDNDIARKTGVAPATVRRQRFVFREKAKQAKLFLAIFELVENKYSQRKEKAVEDELINVHVGAKMIDDRYLTTKSEEDKIIESLFESLEPLRLKVFSPKEKKKIVILSKIAAQFEKKRKYSEKEVNEILKGIYPDFATVRRYLIEYGYMERTKDCREYWLK, encoded by the coding sequence TTGATTCATAACATTTTAAAATTATCCCTGGATGAAATAAAAAAAGGATACTCCTGCAACCCGGACAAAGGCATATTTACCTGTCTTATCTGCGGGAAAGTATTTGAATCAGGAGAAATGTTTTCTATTGACGGAAGGTACTACGATGCTTCAAAGGCTGTACAAATCCACAGACAAAAGGACCACGAGGACATGGTGGATATTTTGGCTTCCTTTGATAAGAAATACACGGGTATTACAGAGAATCAAAAAGAGCTGCTTTCCATGATATATAAGGGGATGTCTGACAACGATATTGCCAGAAAAACAGGAGTTGCTCCCGCTACCGTTAGACGTCAGAGGTTTGTTTTCAGGGAAAAGGCAAAGCAGGCGAAACTGTTTCTTGCCATATTTGAACTTGTAGAGAATAAATATTCACAAAGAAAGGAAAAAGCCGTGGAAGATGAATTAATAAATGTTCATGTGGGTGCAAAAATGATTGATGACAGATATTTGACAACGAAATCAGAGGAGGACAAAATCATCGAATCCTTGTTTGAATCGTTGGAGCCGTTAAGACTCAAGGTTTTTTCGCCGAAAGAGAAAAAGAAAATTGTAATACTCAGTAAAATTGCAGCACAGTTTGAGAAGAAGAGAAAATATTCTGAAAAGGAAGTAAATGAAATATTGAAGGGTATTTACCCGGACTTTGCCACAGTAAGAAGATATCTTATTGAATACGGTTATATGGAAAGGACAAAAGATTGCCGGGAATACTGGCTGAAATAA
- a CDS encoding PrsW family intramembrane metalloprotease — MTQTKRRYWLRVLFIGFIVYAATILAFMLTSNINLFPSIVLIGNFLVPVAFVSFFYEKREWFSVNMSATAMCFFFGGALGTIAASLLEPVFISELTFTTAFTVGIIEEFTKLIGVFLIARHRRYNSMLDGIILGSAAGMGFAAFESTGYAFSIFLQSGGSLTHTVFITLLRGITSPVGHGTWTAILSSVLLRESVQGRFFINGKVIRSYITVVVLHGLWDGLPLVIRYLFPWTYSVITGQILLGLTGLYILYNRWRESKLEFSEKKGE; from the coding sequence ATGACTCAAACAAAACGCAGATACTGGCTTCGTGTACTTTTTATAGGATTTATAGTTTATGCAGCTACAATTCTTGCTTTTATGTTAACAAGCAACATCAACCTGTTTCCCAGTATAGTACTTATAGGAAACTTTTTGGTACCTGTGGCCTTTGTCTCCTTTTTCTATGAAAAAAGGGAATGGTTCAGCGTTAATATGTCTGCTACTGCCATGTGCTTTTTCTTTGGTGGAGCTTTAGGTACAATCGCAGCTTCTTTGCTTGAACCTGTTTTTATCAGTGAACTAACATTTACAACGGCTTTTACAGTCGGTATTATTGAAGAATTCACTAAGCTTATTGGTGTCTTTCTAATTGCAAGACATAGACGATATAATTCAATGTTGGACGGGATTATTCTAGGTTCCGCAGCCGGAATGGGATTTGCAGCCTTTGAAAGTACCGGGTATGCTTTTTCTATCTTTCTGCAAAGCGGTGGAAGCCTGACACACACTGTTTTTATTACTCTCCTGCGTGGAATAACTTCCCCCGTAGGCCATGGAACCTGGACTGCAATACTATCCAGCGTTCTTCTGAGAGAAAGTGTGCAAGGAAGATTTTTTATCAATGGTAAAGTTATTAGATCATATATTACGGTGGTAGTTTTACATGGTTTATGGGATGGTCTTCCATTAGTTATCAGATATCTTTTTCCTTGGACGTATTCAGTTATTACCGGGCAGATATTGTTAGGATTAACCGGCCTTTATATTCTATACAACCGCTGGCGTGAATCGAAATTGGAATTTAGTGAAAAAAAGGGGGAGTAG
- a CDS encoding YibE/F family protein: protein MEAHNLKRLINKKTLIYISTIVISILLLYIGNMVTTNNLDMLKGVDGVEAQSASVIKIIKTSKTEYNLGGDSPNEGKDIAFSAKLLSGKDKGKQINALQTIDPFSGGSQKEIEPGDKVILYKLDNKDSEYDWVMAEYHRTNVLLVLGIVFFVLLLIFGRFKGFNTILSLIFTFAAIFAVFVPAVLQGFNIYIWSIITCLFIICMTLLIVYGPSKKSLAAGIGCMVGVLVSGILITIMDKLLKLTGFVSEESLYLLRINTKHPIDLKAIIFAAILIGAIGAIMDVSMSIAASLAEMQEKLEYTPFSLLVKSGIAIGKDIMGTMANTLILAYIGSSLSVVLLLVSYNSSLLELLNKEMIVVEILQSLVGSIGILFTMPLTSLVCAYLYSERIKLPLADTSDLDMTETTENDDYSDGWK from the coding sequence ATGGAAGCACACAACTTAAAAAGGCTCATAAATAAAAAAACTCTCATATACATCTCTACTATTGTTATTTCCATATTACTGCTATACATAGGAAACATGGTTACCACCAACAATCTTGATATGTTAAAAGGTGTTGACGGTGTTGAAGCCCAGAGTGCCAGTGTTATTAAGATAATCAAAACAAGTAAAACCGAGTATAATCTTGGCGGAGATAGCCCGAATGAGGGTAAGGATATTGCTTTTTCGGCAAAACTTTTATCCGGTAAAGACAAAGGCAAGCAGATTAATGCTCTTCAAACCATAGATCCATTTTCAGGTGGCTCACAAAAAGAAATTGAACCGGGAGACAAAGTAATATTATATAAGCTTGACAACAAAGATTCCGAATACGATTGGGTAATGGCGGAATATCATAGAACTAATGTACTTTTAGTGCTGGGAATCGTCTTTTTCGTCCTGCTTCTGATATTTGGAAGATTCAAAGGCTTCAATACAATATTGTCACTTATATTTACATTTGCTGCCATATTTGCAGTATTTGTCCCCGCAGTATTACAGGGCTTCAATATTTATATCTGGTCAATAATTACCTGCCTGTTTATAATCTGCATGACTTTACTTATCGTTTACGGCCCCAGCAAGAAAAGTCTTGCAGCAGGTATCGGCTGTATGGTTGGTGTCCTTGTTTCCGGTATTTTAATTACCATTATGGATAAGCTTTTAAAGCTTACGGGATTTGTCAGCGAGGAATCCCTTTACCTGTTGCGCATTAATACAAAGCATCCGATAGATTTAAAAGCAATAATATTCGCTGCCATTCTTATTGGAGCAATTGGAGCCATAATGGACGTGTCAATGTCAATTGCAGCTTCACTTGCTGAAATGCAGGAAAAACTGGAGTATACTCCGTTCAGTCTGCTGGTCAAATCGGGAATAGCCATTGGAAAGGATATAATGGGAACAATGGCTAACACACTTATACTTGCTTATATCGGCAGCTCCCTTTCCGTTGTTTTGCTTCTGGTTTCATATAACAGTTCACTTTTAGAGCTTCTTAACAAAGAGATGATAGTTGTGGAAATTCTTCAGTCTTTAGTAGGCAGCATAGGTATTCTTTTTACAATGCCTCTGACATCTCTTGTTTGCGCCTACTTGTATTCAGAAAGAATTAAACTTCCCCTTGCAGATACTTCCGACCTTGATATGACCGAAACAACTGAGAATGATGATTACAGTGACGGCTGGAAATAG
- a CDS encoding LysR family transcriptional regulator: MIDPKITTFIWAAKLNSFTKAAEMLNLTQPAVTQHIKQLEGYYKVKLFKKVGRQIYLTEEGELLFKYAKEIEANSLFIERTLKNKSALNKRYNVGTTLTIGEFVLPDMLGQYKRQHENIDVIVHVHNTDENLKRLTSGELDLSIVEGIFDKNRFKYKKMREDELVLVASPASSFARKGEVNLEDVAYGGKLILREKGSGTRMVLENKMSDMGLSITDLKVYMEVGSIGAIKSLVQANLGYTVVSMEAVEKEVRDGTLVVVPIKGIKIMREFNFIYMDISQNSFIQEFIEYIMNFREKIK, from the coding sequence ATGATAGACCCTAAAATAACTACTTTTATTTGGGCGGCAAAATTGAACAGCTTTACCAAAGCCGCTGAAATGCTTAATTTAACACAGCCGGCAGTTACGCAGCATATCAAGCAACTGGAAGGATACTATAAGGTTAAATTGTTTAAAAAAGTTGGAAGACAGATATACCTGACTGAGGAAGGAGAGCTTCTTTTTAAGTATGCAAAAGAGATTGAGGCCAATTCTTTGTTTATAGAAAGAACCCTCAAAAATAAATCGGCACTGAACAAGCGATACAACGTCGGAACAACTCTCACAATCGGCGAATTTGTACTTCCCGACATGCTGGGACAGTATAAAAGACAGCATGAAAACATTGATGTTATAGTTCATGTTCACAATACCGATGAAAATTTGAAACGGCTTACCAGTGGGGAACTTGATTTGAGCATAGTTGAAGGGATTTTTGACAAAAACAGATTCAAGTATAAAAAAATGAGAGAAGATGAGCTGGTTCTTGTGGCTTCCCCTGCAAGCAGTTTTGCAAGAAAGGGAGAAGTCAATCTTGAAGATGTTGCATATGGCGGAAAGCTCATTTTAAGAGAAAAGGGTAGCGGAACAAGAATGGTACTTGAAAACAAAATGTCAGACATGGGTCTTAGTATAACTGATTTAAAGGTTTACATGGAGGTTGGAAGTATAGGTGCCATTAAATCACTGGTTCAGGCCAATCTGGGATATACGGTAGTTTCAATGGAAGCAGTTGAAAAAGAAGTGAGGGATGGAACACTGGTTGTAGTACCTATCAAAGGAATAAAAATCATGAGGGAATTCAATTTTATATATATGGATATTAGTCAAAATTCATTTATACAGGAATTTATAGAATACATTATGAATTTTAGAGAGAAAATCAAATAA
- a CDS encoding iron-sulfur cluster carrier protein MrpORP: MGNAAHSTVTGVRVVWTVTNQQIYDEVNYMVDNGCGCGGTDCGSSDCGGSCPSSGGRPQNFLENTHELNSIKRVIGVVSGKGGVGKSLVTSTLSVMMRRKGYEVGVLDADITGPSIPKIFGINQKAQGSELGIYPQTSQNGIKVMSVNLMLDQDDAPVIWRGPIIAGVVKQFWTDVIWGEVDYLFLDMPPGTGDVPLTVFQSIPLDGIVIVTSPQDLVSMIVKKAYNMAREMNIPILGIVENMSYLKCPDCGKEINIFGKSKIDEIAAGLGLRVLGKMPIDPSIAELCDKGELEKVNHEHLADAVSYIENKLPVGKGNGIMKIAIATEGNNISSHFGKCEYFTVVEIENKSIKSKEVVSTEGNQHGLLPGFLASLGIKTVIAGGMGDGARQKLEENNIQIISGISGNIDEAIQLYIDGNLKSASSGCSGHEHSHEHNHGEGGCSCGNH, encoded by the coding sequence GTGGGGAATGCAGCACACTCAACTGTGACAGGTGTGAGGGTTGTATGGACTGTCACAAACCAACAAATATATGACGAGGTGAATTATATGGTAGACAATGGATGCGGTTGTGGTGGAACAGATTGCGGATCAAGTGATTGCGGGGGCAGTTGTCCTTCAAGCGGTGGCCGCCCACAGAATTTTTTGGAAAATACTCATGAACTCAATTCAATTAAAAGAGTTATTGGGGTTGTAAGTGGTAAAGGTGGGGTAGGAAAATCTCTCGTAACGTCAACCTTATCGGTAATGATGAGAAGAAAAGGCTATGAGGTGGGAGTGCTCGATGCGGATATTACAGGGCCTTCAATACCAAAAATATTCGGAATTAACCAAAAGGCACAGGGAAGCGAGCTGGGTATTTATCCCCAAACGTCCCAAAATGGCATCAAAGTAATGTCAGTTAACCTTATGCTTGATCAGGACGATGCTCCGGTTATATGGAGAGGCCCAATTATAGCAGGAGTTGTAAAACAATTCTGGACTGATGTAATATGGGGCGAGGTGGACTATCTGTTTTTGGATATGCCGCCGGGAACAGGGGATGTTCCGCTGACAGTTTTCCAATCAATCCCTTTGGATGGAATAGTTATTGTTACTTCCCCTCAGGATTTGGTTTCCATGATAGTTAAAAAGGCCTACAATATGGCAAGGGAAATGAATATTCCTATTCTGGGGATTGTTGAAAATATGAGTTATTTAAAATGTCCTGACTGCGGTAAGGAAATAAATATTTTCGGCAAAAGTAAAATCGATGAAATTGCAGCAGGCTTGGGCCTAAGAGTACTGGGTAAAATGCCAATAGATCCGTCGATTGCGGAATTATGTGACAAAGGTGAACTTGAAAAAGTAAATCATGAACATTTGGCAGATGCTGTATCGTATATTGAAAATAAGCTACCTGTTGGAAAGGGGAACGGGATAATGAAAATTGCAATTGCAACTGAAGGTAACAATATTTCCTCTCATTTTGGAAAGTGCGAGTATTTTACAGTAGTTGAGATAGAGAATAAATCTATAAAGAGTAAGGAAGTAGTTAGTACAGAAGGAAATCAGCACGGACTTCTTCCGGGTTTTCTGGCTTCGCTGGGTATAAAAACCGTTATAGCCGGAGGAATGGGAGATGGCGCAAGACAGAAGCTTGAAGAAAATAATATTCAGATTATATCCGGAATCAGCGGAAATATAGATGAAGCAATACAGCTTTATATTGACGGGAATTTGAAATCAGCAAGTTCCGGGTGTTCAGGCCATGAACATTCACATGAACATAATCACGGTGAGGGCGGTTGCAGCTGCGGAAACCATTAA
- a CDS encoding DUF1905 domain-containing protein, protein MGKVYEFEAEIKKVPDIDGAYVEIPFDVKAEFGKGRVPVKATFDGESYDGSLVKMKTPCHIIGIKKDIRAKIGKQPGDIIKVTIQER, encoded by the coding sequence ATGGGCAAAGTATATGAGTTTGAAGCAGAAATAAAAAAAGTACCTGATATCGATGGTGCATATGTTGAAATACCATTTGATGTCAAAGCAGAGTTTGGGAAGGGCAGGGTACCTGTTAAAGCAACATTTGACGGGGAATCCTATGATGGGAGCCTGGTAAAAATGAAGACCCCTTGTCATATAATTGGCATCAAAAAGGATATCAGGGCTAAAATAGGCAAGCAGCCCGGAGACATAATAAAAGTAACAATCCAGGAGCGGTAA